The Natranaeroarchaeum aerophilus region CTGACGACGGTCGGCTTCCAGCGCTCGGGCGACCCCGTCCAGTACGCACTGGAAGGGTCGATCTTCATCACTGGCGCGGCGATCGAGTGGCTCGAAGACATGCAGCTCATCGAGGACGCTGCTGAAACCGAAGAGCTCGCACGCAGCGTGGACTCGACGGACGGCGTCTACTTCGTTCCCGCGTTCACTGGACTCGGTGCACCCCACTGGGATCAGCGTGCACGCGGGACGATCGTCGGCATGACCCGCGGGACCCGACGCGAGCATATCGTGCGGGCGACGCTGGAATCGATCGCGTACCAGACCCGCGACGTGGCAGAGGCAATGGAGGCCGACAGCGGCATCGACATGCAGACACTGCGTGTCGATGGTGGTGCGGTCAAGAACAACTACCTCTGTCAGCTCCAGTCCGATATTATCGACACGGACATCGCGCGTCCGGAGGTCGACGAGACGACCGCACTCGGTTCGGCGTACGCCGCTGGCCTCGCCGTCGGCTACTGGTCGGATCTGGACGAACTCACCGCGAACTGGCAGATCGACCGCGAGTTCGAGCCCGAAATGTCGAACGAGGAGGCGAACAAACTGTACAGTCGCTGGTCCGATGCCGTTGATCGCTCCCGTGACTGGGCCCGCGACTCTGACGAGTAATTCTCCGTAGCTTATTTTTGTCGCAAGTATACAGGAACGAGAGCCTCCGACAGTATGAACTTAGTGAGGGCCGATAACGTCGTTTCATCTGTCGAGAGTCTCTCTACCCTGCTCCGGTGATGCCGTCCGTTCGTAGCCTCTGGAGTCCCTTTACTGGCAACGTATCTGGGACTCGGGGGAACATTTATCACTGATACTGGAAATTTTCTAGCAAGGAATCGCTGGCGGCTGACCGTATTTGACCTCGCTATCCGAACTGGGGGGATCCCGGAACACGAAACCATGACAGACAACACCTATGTTGGCGCAGTCGACCAGGGAACGACAGGAACACGCTTTATGGTGTTCGACCACAGCGGGCAGGTCGTGGCGAACGCCTACGAGAAACACGAACAGCACTATCCGGAGCCGGGGTGGGTCGAGCACGACCCCAACGAGATCTGGGAGAACACGAAAGCGGTTACGGAACGGGCCCTTGGCGCTGCAAACCTCTCTGCGGACCAGCTCGAAGCGATCGGCGTAACCAACCAGCGCGAGACGACACTGCTGTGGGACGCCGACACCGGGCGGCCGCTGCACAACGCACTGGTCTGGCAGGACCGCCGGACGACCAGCCGGATCGAGACGCTGCAAGAGGAAGGCAAAGCCGGCGACATACTGGATAAAACCGGTCTCGAACCCGACGCATACTTTTCGGCGACGAAGGCCGAATGGCTGCTCAACAACGCCGATCCGATCAAAACCCAGCGCGCACGCCCCGCCGACGTTCGCGAGCGCGCGAGCGAGGGCGAGGTTCTGTTCGGGACGATCGATTCCTGGCTGATCTACAACCTGACGGGTAACCACATCACGGATGTGACCAACGCCTCGCGGACGATGCTGTTCAACATCCACGAGATGGAGTGGGATGACGAACTCTGCGAGGAGTTCCGCGTTCCAGAGGAGATGCTACCGGAAGTCCGCCCGTCCAGCGACGAGAACTACTACGGCTACACCGATCCGGACGGCTTCCTCGGCGAGGAGATTCCGGTCGCGGGCGCACTTGGCGACCAGCAGGCCGCGCTGTTCGGGCAGACCTGCTTCGATGCGGGTGATGCGAAAAACACCTACGGGACGGGTAGTTTCTTCCTGATGAACACGGGCAACGAGGCCGTCACCAGCGACAACGGTCTGCTGACGACAGTTGGCTTCCAGCGCTCGGGCGAACCCGTCCAGTACGCGCTGGAAGGGTCGATCTTCATCACCGGTGCGGCGATCGAGTGGCTCGAAGATATGACGATTATCGACGCCCCGGCCGAGACTGAAAAGCTCGCACGGAGCGTCGACTCGACGGACGGCGTCTACTTTGTTCCTGCGTTCACTGGACTCGGCGCGCCCCACTGGGACCAGCGTGCACGTGGAACCCTGGTCGGACTAACCAGGGGAACGCGACGTGAACACATTGTGCGGGCAACGCTGGAAGCCATCGCGTACCAGACACGCGACGTGGCCGAAGCCATGGAGGCCGACAGCGGCATCGACATGGGTGCTCTCCGTGTCGACGGCGGCGCGGTGAAAAATAACTTTCTCTGTCAACTGCAGTCCGATATCATCGGCTCGGGAATCGTCCGACCACAGGTCGACGAGACGACTGCTCTGGGGTCAGCCTACGCGGCCGGTCTCGCCGTGGGCTACTGGTCGGATCTGGACGAACTCACCACGAACTGGCAGGTGGACCGACAGTTCGAGCCCGAGATGGAAGCCGAACGTGTGGACCGCCGGTACGAGCAGTGGTCGGATGCGGTCGAGCGGTCGCTCGACTGGTCGGGAGAGTGAACCGCTTCGGGGCCAACCCCCGATGTATTCTCCATCACCGCCTGATTATCGCACCGATCGCTATCGTCGGTGGCTTCGAAATCAGCGTCTGGGTCCCGCTGTCGGTCTACCCCCCGATTCGACACCCCGTTTTTTGTCCGTCTGTCGCCACGTACGAGTATGAGCGCCAACCTCCTCGTCTACGGCTCGTACGGCTACACCGGCTCGCTGGTCGTCGACCACGCTCTCTCCAGGGGACTCGATCCGATCCTCGCCGGACGTCGGGCCGAACCGGTCGAACGACAGGCCGACGAACTGGGCTGCAGCCATCGCGTGTTCAGCCTCGAACACCCAACCGTCATCGCCGACCAGCTGGCCGATATCGATGTCCTGTTGAACTGTGCCGGGCCGTTCTCCGCGACGGCAGATCCACTCGTCTCGGCGTGTCTCGCGACCGAAACACACTACCTCGATGTCACTGGTGAATATCGGGTCATCGAACGCATCGCCGAGCGTGACCGGGACGCCGAGCAGGCGGACATCACGCTGCTTCCGGCGGTTGGCTTCGACGTCGTTCCGACTGACTGTCTGGCCGCGACTCTGGCGTCCGACCTGCCCGACGCGACACGGCTCGAACTCGCCATCGACGGCGGGACGACCATCTCACAGGGTACTGCAAAATCGCTCGTCGAGGGACTCGGCTCGCCCGGTGCGGTCCGGCGCGATGGACGACTCGAAGACGTCCCTGCGGCGTGGAACTCCCGCGAGATCGACTTCGGTGACGGTCCCGAATCGGCGATAACGATCCCGTGGGGCGATGTCGTCACCGCGTTCCACTCGACCGGGATCGGCGATATCGAGGTGTACACCGCGGTGCCGGAGCCAGCGATCACCGCGATGCAACGGACGCGCCCGCTCGGTGCCCTGCTGCGGACCGAGCCGGTCCAGCGACTTCTCAAGGGGGTGGTCGAACTGGCGATCTCCGGGCCGTCCCCGCAACAGCGCGCCGAGAACGTCTGTCGTGTCTGGGGGCGAGTCACGAATGATGCGGGCGAGAGCGCTACTGGACGGCTCCGGACGCCCGATCCGTACGAGACGACGAAGCTGACGACAGTCGAGGCGGCGAGACGTCTCCTCGAAGACGACATTTCGAGCGGGTTTCAGACCCCGGCGACGGCGTTTGGAGCCGACTTTGCGACCGAGTTCGAGGGCATCGAGCGCGTGGAGTGAGAACTACTCCGGCTCCTCCGCTGGCGTCTTGACGATCGAGACCGGTCTACTCGCCCGCCGTGCCACCCGCTCGGTGACGCTCCCGAGCAACTGTCGGTACTCGCCCGGTCGTTCTTCCGTGCCCAGGATGATCACGTCGGCGTCGACCTCGTCGCCAGCGAGGAGGATTTCGCGGTGGGGAACGCCACGTTCGAGCAGGGTCACGACCTCAACGCCCTCCTCGGCACCCAGTCGCCCCACCTCGTCGAGCACGTCGGTCCCGCGCCGTTCGAGGCCCGATTCCAGGCCCTCGCGGTCGTGGACGTACTCGTCGCCGCCGTAGGCCTGATAGACGTCCTCGTCGATCACGAACAGAGCATACAGCGTCGCGTCGTGTGCGGCCGCGAGGCCGATCGCGTGGCGGGTCGCCCGGTCCGCACCGTGGGTTCCGTCCGTCGGCAGCAGGATGTGGTCGTACATGGTCCGTTCGAAGTTGTCCGTAAGAGAACAAAATACCTGGCCCTGGTTTTCGGGTCGTGTTCAGATAAGCTGATTCCATGCGAAGGCGAATGATCTGAGCCAGTCGTCGGCAGTTTCTGCTTCGGCGTGGCTAAAGCTATTACTAAACGAAGAAGTTCGACGTTTGACTTCTCGAAAGACACGTTCGACGCTATTCCGATTTCCACGTTTTTCGTATCTGAAATCGAGGCCGTGTCGTGAGCACGCCGTTTGCAGTGAGGTTGCGCCATCGACGAGAAACACTGCATCGTCAACGTCGTGTTTCTCCCGTAGCGTGGTAAGAAACGATTGGGCGAGAACAGTGGTAGTGGTGGGTTCAAGCTGTGTATGGAGTAATTCGTTCGTTTCTGGATCGACAGCAGCGTACAGCCAGTACTGCTGTCCATTGAGTCGGATCACGGTCTCGTCAACCGCAATGTGATCCGGGCTTTGTCCATCTTCGGGCTGTAGATCAGCCTTGTGAACCCAGTTGTGAACGGTTGATCGAGCCCGTTTGACACCGAATAATTCAAGAATAGAAACGGTATTCGAAAGTGATAGTCCAGCAAGATGGAGCTGAATACCGAGCTTCATTAGCAGCTCCGGTGTCGCCTCTCGTTCAACAAACTCTAAGTCGATCTGGTCGATACTATCGTTGAGGCGGGCGTTTTCGGGCATGAATCACTTTGAAAACGCACCGCCTCACTTTTCAATCCTTATCTGAACACCGCCGGTTTTCGCTGGATGATCCCGCGGCCACTCACAGCTCTCCCGACCGCGCTAGCTCCCGTATCTCCGTCGCGCGCTCCCGTATTGCCGTCAGCTCGTCGTCGTCTTTGTTGTCCAGATGACTGTACACCAGCCCCATCCGGTGGTTGCTCCGCAAGTCGTCTTCGTTTCGATCGAGAAAGTCCCAGTACAGCGCGTTGAACGGGCAGGCCCCCTCGCCGGTCGTTTTGGTGTGGTAGTACGGACAGTTCCCGCAGTAGTCGCTCATCTTGTTGATGTAGTTCGCCGAGGATGCGTACGGCTTCGTGGCGAAGACGCCGCTCCCGAACAGCCCCATCTCGACGACGTTCGGGGTCGTTACCCAGTGAAAAGCGTCGACGAAGCCCGCGTGGAACCAGCGGTTCAGCTGAGCGGGCTCGACGCCGTAGAGCAGGCCGAAGTTCGAGAGGACCATCAGTCGCTGGATGTGATGGGCGTAGCCCCGCTCCCGGACGCTGCCGACGCTCTCGTCGAGACAGTGCATGTCAGTCTCGCCGGTCCAGTACGCGGGCGGCAGGTCCTCGTCGGCATCCAGCTGGTTTGCCCCTGCGAGTTCGGGCATCTCGCGTCGGTAGACGTGACGGACGAACTCGCGCCAGCCGATCACCTGCCGAACAAAGCCCTCGACGCTGTTCAGCGGCACGTCCTCACGCTCGCCTGCCTCGATGACACGCTCGACGACCTCCGCAGGATGGAGCAAGCCGACGTTGATCGCGGGCGAGAGCAGGGCGTGATACATTCCCCACTCGTCGTCGACCATCGCGTCCTGATAGGGGCCGAAGGCTGGAAGTCGATTCTCGCAGAAGGACTCCAGCGCGTCACGGGCGTCCTCGCGGGTCACGGGCCAGCGGAAGGGTTCGGGATTGGCCCAGTCGCCGCCGTAGGGTGGCTGGTCGTAGCTCCCCTCGAACGTCTCGGTGACCCATTCGATGACGCGGGCGGTCGTCTCGTCGGGCTGGTAGCCCGGGGGCTCCGGCGGATCGACGTCCTCCCCCGGGCTCTCGCGGTTCTGGTCGTCGTAGTTCCACTCGCCGCCAACCGGCTCGTCGCCGTCCATCAGGTAGCCCGTCTTCCGGCGCATGAACCGGTAAAAATCCTCGTGGCGGTAGCCCGCGCGGTCGCCAGCCCACTCGTCGAACTCGTCGGGCGAGCAAAGAAACGTCTCGTTTTCGACGAACTCGATCGATCCGCCGTGTGTAGTGACGATGTCATCGAGGCGCTGGGCCCCGTTCGCGCTCGCCGGACGCATCGCCACCAGTTCGTCATCGGGATGCTCCGCAAAGTGACGTGCCAGCCCCTCGTCGAAGCTCTCGGCCTGCTGGTAGTGTACCGTACGGCCCTGCGCTCGCAGGTCGTCGCGGAAGTGCCGCATCGCACTGAACACGAGTACGAGCTTGTGTGGGTGATAGGGGAGTTTGCGGGCGAACGATTCCGCTTCGATGAGCAGGACTGACTCGTCAGGTCGCCGGGCCTCCGGTCCCCGGTCACGGAGTAGCCCATCGCCGAGTACGAGTACGGTCATCGTCGGTTCGCCGTTCCGCTGCCGTCTGTCGTGATCATTCGATTCTGGTTACGGCGGTATCGACAAAACCCTTCGGCCTACGGCGGAGCGCCAGGTCCCTACCACGGGGTCCAGTCACCGTCGACCACCCGATGCTCGCGGTCGATCTCGTCGATCGTGCGGATGTCCTCGGCATCGAGCGAGATGTCGAGTGCGCCGTAGTTCTCGCGGATGTGTGCGGGCGTCGCCGACTTCGGGATCGCGGCAACGGTCTCTTTTTCCAGCAGCCACGCGAGGCTGACCTGTGCCGGAGTCGCGTCGTGTTTTTCGGCGATCTCGACGATCTCGGGCACGTCGAACACCTCTCCGCGGGCGATCGGCGAGTACGCGACCAGCCAGTGGTCGTCCTTGCGGGCGTACGAGCGCAGTTCCTCCTGTGGGAGCAGCGCGTGACACTCGACCTGGTGGGCGAACAGATCGACCCCCCGGTCGTCCAGTCCCTCGATGGCCTCCTCAAGCAGTTCCGGCGTGAAGTTCGAGAGTCCGACGTGTTCGACGAGTCCCTCCTCGACGATGGCGGCGAGCCCGTCCAGCGTTGCTTCCGAATCGTAGGTATCGAGCGGCCAGTGGACGTACTGCAGATCGATCGTATCGACGCCGAGACGCTCCGCGCTCTCGCGGGTCGTCTCGACCACGTCGTCGTACGCGAGGTTGCCGGGATCGAGTTTCGTCGCGACGAAGACGTCCTCGCGGTCGACGTCCGAGTCGGCCAGCGCCTCGCCGACGTACGCCTCGTTGTCGTAGCCCTGTGCGGTGTCGAGGTGACGGTAGCCGGTGTCGAGGGCGGTCGTCACGGCGTCGATACACTCCGATCGATCGGT contains the following coding sequences:
- the glpK gene encoding glycerol kinase GlpK, yielding MTDNTYVGAVDQGTTGTRFMVFDHSGQVVANAYEKHEQHYPEPGWVEHDPNEIWENTKAVTERALGAANLSADQLEAIGVTNQRETTLLWDADTGRPLHNALVWQDRRTTSRIETLQEEGKAGDILDKTGLEPDAYFSATKAEWLLNNADPIKTQRARPADVRERASEGEVLFGTIDSWLIYNLTGNHITDVTNASRTMLFNIHEMEWDDELCEEFRVPEEMLPEVRPSSDENYYGYTDPDGFLGEEIPVAGALGDQQAALFGQTCFDAGDAKNTYGTGSFFLMNTGNEAVTSDNGLLTTVGFQRSGEPVQYALEGSIFITGAAIEWLEDMTIIDAPAETEKLARSVDSTDGVYFVPAFTGLGAPHWDQRARGTLVGLTRGTRREHIVRATLEAIAYQTRDVAEAMEADSGIDMGALRVDGGAVKNNFLCQLQSDIIGSGIVRPQVDETTALGSAYAAGLAVGYWSDLDELTTNWQVDRQFEPEMEAERVDRRYEQWSDAVERSLDWSGE
- a CDS encoding saccharopine dehydrogenase family protein, producing MSANLLVYGSYGYTGSLVVDHALSRGLDPILAGRRAEPVERQADELGCSHRVFSLEHPTVIADQLADIDVLLNCAGPFSATADPLVSACLATETHYLDVTGEYRVIERIAERDRDAEQADITLLPAVGFDVVPTDCLAATLASDLPDATRLELAIDGGTTISQGTAKSLVEGLGSPGAVRRDGRLEDVPAAWNSREIDFGDGPESAITIPWGDVVTAFHSTGIGDIEVYTAVPEPAITAMQRTRPLGALLRTEPVQRLLKGVVELAISGPSPQQRAENVCRVWGRVTNDAGESATGRLRTPDPYETTKLTTVEAARRLLEDDISSGFQTPATAFGADFATEFEGIERVE
- a CDS encoding universal stress protein, producing the protein MYDHILLPTDGTHGADRATRHAIGLAAAHDATLYALFVIDEDVYQAYGGDEYVHDREGLESGLERRGTDVLDEVGRLGAEEGVEVVTLLERGVPHREILLAGDEVDADVIILGTEERPGEYRQLLGSVTERVARRASRPVSIVKTPAEEPE
- a CDS encoding IS6 family transposase, which encodes MPENARLNDSIDQIDLEFVEREATPELLMKLGIQLHLAGLSLSNTVSILELFGVKRARSTVHNWVHKADLQPEDGQSPDHIAVDETVIRLNGQQYWLYAAVDPETNELLHTQLEPTTTTVLAQSFLTTLREKHDVDDAVFLVDGATSLQTACSRHGLDFRYEKRGNRNSVERVFREVKRRTSSFSNSFSHAEAETADDWLRSFAFAWNQLI
- a CDS encoding cryptochrome/photolyase family protein, with translation MTVLVLGDGLLRDRGPEARRPDESVLLIEAESFARKLPYHPHKLVLVFSAMRHFRDDLRAQGRTVHYQQAESFDEGLARHFAEHPDDELVAMRPASANGAQRLDDIVTTHGGSIEFVENETFLCSPDEFDEWAGDRAGYRHEDFYRFMRRKTGYLMDGDEPVGGEWNYDDQNRESPGEDVDPPEPPGYQPDETTARVIEWVTETFEGSYDQPPYGGDWANPEPFRWPVTREDARDALESFCENRLPAFGPYQDAMVDDEWGMYHALLSPAINVGLLHPAEVVERVIEAGEREDVPLNSVEGFVRQVIGWREFVRHVYRREMPELAGANQLDADEDLPPAYWTGETDMHCLDESVGSVRERGYAHHIQRLMVLSNFGLLYGVEPAQLNRWFHAGFVDAFHWVTTPNVVEMGLFGSGVFATKPYASSANYINKMSDYCGNCPYYHTKTTGEGACPFNALYWDFLDRNEDDLRSNHRMGLVYSHLDNKDDDELTAIRERATEIRELARSGEL
- a CDS encoding aldo/keto reductase gives rise to the protein MSFHRLGFGTYQMTDRSECIDAVTTALDTGYRHLDTAQGYDNEAYVGEALADSDVDREDVFVATKLDPGNLAYDDVVETTRESAERLGVDTIDLQYVHWPLDTYDSEATLDGLAAIVEEGLVEHVGLSNFTPELLEEAIEGLDDRGVDLFAHQVECHALLPQEELRSYARKDDHWLVAYSPIARGEVFDVPEIVEIAEKHDATPAQVSLAWLLEKETVAAIPKSATPAHIRENYGALDISLDAEDIRTIDEIDREHRVVDGDWTPW